TCCAGCTTCACATCAAAGTGTTTTCCACATacgtttttgcctcacaaatgatgTATTTGAGGTaattattaccttatcgtttcagAGTATCCAGAGACACCAGTTATAGAACTGCAGTAattacattcaccaaaaaaaaaaaaaaacgttaagaCGTTAACATAAACGAGtcatctttttattttctgcaatcaaagcaatagacctttttcacactccaggttttggaacgcagaagtaaacgtttgcagggtaaacccTCACAGatgtggtaattaatttttttaaaccaattacttggtaatataacacaaagcatatttacattttcatttatgcatttggcagacgcttttatccaaagcgacttacagtgcccttattacagggacaatccccctggagcaacttggagttaagtgccttgctcaaggacacaatggtggtggctatggtgattgaaccaacaaccttttgcttaccagtacAGTGCTTTAGTTCACTACGCCACTCCACatattgttataaatttacactcaatatttaaaaaatgtataatataaaaaaattgcgagatttacgttgctaaataaggcggaaacgcatcatcacagtctgtgaaaaaggtctattgccttttttttttttttttttcctctctcttctgaataaatgttttcaatgtttattgtgcacacctcccgctttcttGCATGGCAAGATCGTAAATTTGGCCTTGATACCTCGgggtgtgaattaattttcaataattcaacaatcaGAGTCAGCTGGGGGCCTAGGTAGTTCAGCAAGCAAAGACgttggctaccacacctggagtcgcaagtttgaatccagggcatgctgactgattccagtcaggcttcctaagcaaccagttgctagggtgggtagggtcacattgggttaacctcctcgtggttgctataaggtggttctcgctctcagtggggtccGTGGAGAGTGGTGCGTGGATGCCGCCACACACTCTAGGTCTTcgcagtaatgtgctcaacaagtcacgtgataagatgcacggattgactgtctcagacgcggaggcaactgacatTCATTCTCCGTCACTCaagttgaggcgagtcactacgccaccacgaggactttgagcacattgggaattgggcatgccaaattggggagaaaagggtagaaaatccccaaaacaacaaaacagtcGGAGTCAGCTTATACtacggttaccacatgtagtatgcggaaaacacagaatctagtcataaaaatggcattcacaataaaatgcagaatgtcatggaatatgacaatCAGTTATGATGTCATGTAGTTTTTATGTTGTTGCCATAACGTTCATTCTAAGACTGTTTCATACAGTTAAGTGCcttgtttaaattaattaacaGTCAACACCTGTAGAAAGCATTGTCTTTAAGTTTTACTGTATTAATGGTCCTGTCTGAAAGGGGCCCCCAAAGTGAGGGCAAAATATTCATAATTATCAGCTGCTTTGTTTTTCCTTTGATAGAAATCACTTGCTACAATCAATTAATTTCAGCCAATCTCTCATTAGTTGTGAACAATCTATCATCTCACCCTCTCTCTTTCCTTTGGTGTATCCCAGGAATGCTGTCAGCGGGGAGCCCTTCCAAATGGCAAGTGCAAGATTCCCTCTCTTCCACACACAGCCTCTTATACAGCGAGAGTGACCAGACAGAGGATGAATCTGAGGTCTTATCGCCTGAGAGTGAGGCTTCAAGCAGAGTGCGTGATCCAAAGTCATGTTCCTTGGCCAGTGGGAGCAGCCAAATTTCAGAATCACCTCTAACATTTGTGAACCAAAGGAGCGTTAGAGTTAAGAATGGCCAAACAGGAAGTTTCTCAACATCTCTTGTCTACACTGGCCAGACATCAGCGCCAGCTCATAGAATTCCTACAGAGGGAGACTTCAGGTTTGCACACAAAGTAAGTCTAGTTTCAAAGTTACTTCACCCTTTGAAATTGTTTAAAGGCATTCTGCTACTCAGAATTGTGCATTTTTGTGTCATATccaaagatatttttctatttaaaatgtgCTTGCATAAATAGAGTGCAATCTTAGGGTTTCAgaagtaaaagtcccattcattttctccataaagaaatgtatttttaatgataacataCCATGATCAAATGCTTCTGTAgacaccaaataaataaataaatataaaataataatggcAGAATACCCGGTGAATAACTACACTTAACGAAGTCAgtctccctgcactctcaaacaacctatgtatatacactatatgtatttgtttaaatattttggtaTTTATACTAATAACCAATGACTTTTCTgggatttttattttgttctgtcATTTCTAATTCAGttacataatttgcaatgctttatgAGATGAGTAGTTTATTGCCACATAAAAGATGTTAAGTGCACACTCTTGTACCCTCTGTGTTGGTTAGGTCCAAGGCTTAAATCTATCTACTGAAAAATGCCTATGGAATAGGAAAACATACTACCTGGACAAAGTTCCCTTAAATTTTGGACAGTCACTATTGCGCTCTAATTGCTGTTTATGTGCCAAAAATCAGCCTATTGTGATTTTACATGGCTTTTTCTATGACCATTATGTTGGTAAATGGACACTAATGAGCATCTCTTACAGTGTTCAGAACTGCAGCGGTATATCAGGCCTCTACTGGAGCTGTTGAATGGATTGAAAACGGGTCGATATGACAAAGGTGAGGTGTCTGAATTAAtggaattatactttttttttttttttttttttttttttcgttaaaTGTCATTGctgtattttgcatttgttttattcCTTAATTTGCTTTTTATGGGCAGGTTTGAATACATTCCAACAGAGTGTTGCCATGGAAAGACTGCGAAAGATTCTGGGTGTTTTACAGAAACCTGAACTTGGGTATTTAATCTTATTCTATTGAACTTCAAAGATGGATACTTTTCTACCTATTGTGTCCAATTCATATGATGTCTTTAGTAAATCATATTTCTCATGAAATCTCTTTTTCTACTGTACCTTATTAGGGAGAAGTATATGGGCACTCTTTTGCAGTTGGAGATAATGTTAAAGGTTTGGTTTCCTCATATAATAACTCCTCATCGCAATGCCACACCTTCACTCCACAATCCTATGGCCAGTATGCCACCACGCTGGAATCAAGACCAGTTACATATCCCTGTAAAGGTAAGAGACACTTTTGAAAAGGTAGAACATTCAAGATGAgcaaaatgtttcatttaaatgcCAGAGTTTCtctaaaaaatttgctttttattttctgAGACTAGGGTTTGTGTTTAAGATTTTGTTTTTCAATGTTAAGAGTAGTTCACTcaaatcaaaattctgtcatcatttactcaacctcatgtcagtCCAaagccgtatgactttctttcatatgtagaacacaaaatatgttttaattaatgtCGTAgaccgtcttttcaatacaaaggaattagggctgggcgatatgtctaaaaaatgtttttttttttttttttttttttataaacttaaGGACGATTTTCGATTTTCCtacatttaaaggtatttttcaaaaaagtaactCCAACA
The sequence above is a segment of the Myxocyprinus asiaticus isolate MX2 ecotype Aquarium Trade chromosome 34, UBuf_Myxa_2, whole genome shotgun sequence genome. Coding sequences within it:
- the LOC127425624 gene encoding uncharacterized protein LOC127425624; the encoded protein is MLSAGSPSKWQVQDSLSSTHSLLYSESDQTEDESEVLSPESEASSRVRDPKSCSLASGSSQISESPLTFVNQRSVRVKNGQTGSFSTSLVYTGQTSAPAHRIPTEGDFRFAHKCSELQRYIRPLLELLNGLKTGRYDKGLNTFQQSVAMERLRKILGVLQKPELGEKYMGTLLQLEIMLKVWFPHIITPHRNATPSLHNPMASMPPRWNQDQLHIPVKKRRLSWSDSDSQGSPSCKRIQDEDQGQSPSDTNSWFSSSETTCSELEDYGAICTIKKEMTSELEENSNFLLKHKTVIPRAATRPPPLVIPPSATDGSSLGMQDCVVSSTTPVSDPPADIGMGGKDVVCPIANESVERDGQKRVHSKSFTTELLNT